One Lachnospiraceae bacterium C1.1 genomic region harbors:
- a CDS encoding transketolase family protein: MADVKKIATRESYGNALVELGKEHDNLVVLDADLAAATKTGVFKKAFPERFFDCGIAESNMTGIAAGIATTGKVPFISTFAMFAAGRSFEQVRNSIGYPHLNVKIGATHAGISVGEDGATHQCNEDIALMRTIPGMTIICPADDVEARAAVKAAYEFEGPVYLRFGRLAVPVFNDEATYKFEIGKGVLVKEGTDVTIVATGLEVNESIEAAKALEAEGISAEVINIHTIKPLDADIILKSAKKTGKVVTVEEHSVIGGLGSAVAEVLAENAPTPMKRIGVYDTFGESGPAVALLEKYGLDSKGISAKVKEFLGK, encoded by the coding sequence ATGGCTGACGTAAAGAAAATTGCAACAAGAGAGAGCTATGGTAATGCCCTCGTAGAACTCGGAAAAGAGCATGACAATCTCGTCGTTCTTGACGCAGATCTTGCTGCGGCAACAAAAACCGGCGTATTCAAGAAGGCTTTTCCGGAGCGTTTCTTTGACTGTGGTATCGCTGAGTCAAACATGACTGGCATTGCAGCAGGTATCGCTACAACAGGCAAGGTTCCTTTTATCTCAACCTTTGCCATGTTTGCAGCAGGACGTTCTTTTGAGCAGGTTAGAAACTCTATCGGTTATCCTCACCTCAATGTTAAGATCGGTGCTACACATGCAGGTATCTCTGTAGGTGAAGACGGCGCTACACATCAGTGCAACGAGGATATCGCTCTTATGAGAACTATCCCCGGCATGACAATTATCTGCCCTGCAGATGATGTCGAGGCAAGAGCTGCAGTTAAAGCTGCTTATGAGTTCGAAGGCCCTGTTTACTTAAGATTTGGCCGTCTTGCAGTTCCGGTATTTAATGATGAGGCTACATATAAGTTTGAGATCGGCAAGGGTGTTCTTGTTAAGGAAGGCACAGACGTAACCATCGTTGCTACAGGTCTTGAAGTTAATGAGTCTATCGAGGCTGCAAAGGCACTCGAGGCTGAAGGCATCAGCGCTGAGGTTATCAATATCCATACTATCAAGCCTCTTGACGCTGACATCATTCTTAAGTCTGCTAAGAAGACCGGCAAGGTTGTTACGGTTGAGGAGCATTCAGTGATCGGCGGTCTCGGAAGTGCAGTTGCTGAAGTTCTTGCAGAGAATGCACCTACACCTATGAAGAGAATCGGTGTTTATGATACATTCGGCGAGTCAGGCCCGGCTGTTGCTCTTCTTGAGAAATATGGCCTTGATTCCAAGGGAATCTCAGCTAAGGTAAAGGAATTCTTAGGCAAATGA
- a CDS encoding transketolase, producing the protein MTDLELKKHAVEIRKGIIVGTHAAKSGHPGGSLSATEAFTYLYFEEMNIDPKDPKKADRDRFVLSKGHTAPGLYATLAERGYFPKEDLETLRHIGSHLQGHPCIQHTPGVDMSSGSLGQGISAAVGMALSAKISNDSYRVYTLLGDGELGEGQVWEASMFAGAKKLDNLCVIVDNNGLQIDGPVDEVNTPYPIDKKFEAFNFHVINVADGNDFEQLRAAFKEAKETKGMPSVIVMKTLKGKGVSYMEGQVGWHGKAPNDAEFEQAMDELNKLEEGLK; encoded by the coding sequence ATGACAGACTTGGAATTGAAAAAACACGCTGTTGAGATCCGCAAAGGCATAATTGTCGGAACTCATGCTGCAAAATCGGGACATCCCGGTGGATCACTTTCAGCAACAGAGGCTTTTACATATCTCTATTTTGAAGAGATGAATATAGATCCTAAGGATCCTAAAAAGGCAGACAGAGATCGTTTCGTTCTTTCTAAGGGCCATACAGCACCCGGTCTTTATGCAACACTTGCAGAAAGAGGATATTTCCCTAAAGAAGATCTTGAGACACTTCGCCACATTGGTTCACACCTTCAGGGACATCCCTGCATTCAGCACACACCGGGCGTAGACATGTCCAGTGGTTCACTTGGACAGGGTATCTCTGCCGCAGTTGGAATGGCTCTTTCAGCTAAGATCTCCAACGACAGCTACAGAGTATACACGCTTCTCGGAGATGGTGAGCTTGGTGAAGGCCAGGTTTGGGAAGCATCTATGTTCGCAGGAGCAAAGAAGCTTGATAATCTCTGCGTTATCGTTGATAACAACGGTCTTCAGATCGACGGACCTGTTGACGAAGTAAATACACCTTATCCTATTGATAAGAAATTCGAAGCTTTCAATTTCCATGTTATCAATGTAGCTGACGGAAATGATTTCGAACAGCTTCGTGCAGCATTTAAGGAAGCTAAGGAAACAAAGGGCATGCCTTCGGTTATCGTTATGAAGACCCTGAAGGGCAAGGGCGTTTCTTACATGGAAGGTCAGGTAGGCTGGCATGGTAAGGCACCTAACGATGCAGAGTTTGAGCAGGCAATGGATGAACTTAATAAATTAGAGGAGGGCTTAAAATAA
- a CDS encoding L-ribulose-5-phosphate 4-epimerase, whose amino-acid sequence MLEELKKKVYEANMLLPKYGLVTFTWGNVSAIDRESGLFAIKPSGVEYEKLKAEDMVIVDLNGKVVEGDYNPSSDTATHVELYKAFKNIGGVVHTHSPFATSWAQAGRSIPCYGTTHADYYYGEVPCLRCLNPEEVEEAYEENTGHLIVNEFKRLNIDYEAVSACLCKNHGPFCWGKDGVDAVHSAVVLEEVAKMALRTETINPKVSPAPQYLQDKHYYRKHGANAYYGQGK is encoded by the coding sequence ATGTTAGAAGAGTTAAAGAAAAAAGTTTATGAGGCAAACATGCTTCTGCCTAAGTATGGACTGGTTACATTTACATGGGGGAATGTAAGTGCCATTGACAGAGAGTCAGGACTTTTCGCTATCAAGCCGAGCGGTGTTGAGTATGAGAAGTTAAAGGCAGAGGATATGGTTATTGTAGATCTTAACGGTAAGGTAGTTGAGGGCGATTACAATCCGTCATCTGATACAGCTACTCATGTTGAGCTTTACAAGGCTTTTAAGAATATAGGCGGCGTTGTTCATACACATTCACCTTTTGCGACCAGCTGGGCTCAGGCAGGACGCAGCATTCCGTGCTATGGTACAACTCACGCAGATTACTATTATGGAGAGGTTCCCTGCCTCAGATGTCTTAATCCTGAAGAGGTTGAGGAAGCTTATGAAGAGAATACCGGTCATTTGATCGTTAACGAGTTTAAGAGACTCAATATTGACTATGAAGCTGTTTCAGCATGCCTTTGCAAGAACCACGGACCTTTCTGCTGGGGCAAAGACGGCGTTGATGCTGTTCACAGTGCAGTAGTTCTCGAGGAGGTTGCTAAGATGGCTCTTAGAACTGAGACCATCAACCCTAAGGTTAGTCCTGCGCCGCAGTATCTTCAGGATAAGCATTACTATAGAAAACACGGCGCTAATGCATATTATGGACAAGGTAAATAA
- the ulaG gene encoding L-ascorbate 6-phosphate lactonase, which produces MSKVSEMTRESWIKSTFPEWGTWLNEEIENEDVKPGTVAMWWLGCTGTWFKTPGGANITIDLWAGNGKRTHGDGKMKVGHQMANMAGVRNMQPNLRAVPFVIDPFAVKHVDAVLATHYHQDHMSAEFAAHVLQTGMTTTDENGKEIPVPFIGPKKSVETWVNWGVPEDRCITVKPGDVIKIKDLEIVALDSFDRTCIVTTDSTGPDREDLAGKCPTDMDDKAVNYLVKTPGGNIYHSGDSHYSIYFAKHGKDYDIDVALGSFGENPVGIQDKMTSVDILRMAEALQCKVVIPVHYDVWTNFMADVNEIKVLYDMKKDRLDYKFHPFFWEVGGKYVYPTDKDKKAYHHDRGFHDCFEYEPNVPYRSVL; this is translated from the coding sequence ATGAGCAAGGTCAGTGAAATGACACGTGAATCATGGATCAAGAGCACATTCCCTGAGTGGGGCACATGGCTCAATGAGGAAATTGAAAACGAAGATGTTAAACCCGGCACAGTAGCAATGTGGTGGCTTGGATGTACAGGAACCTGGTTCAAGACTCCGGGCGGCGCAAACATCACCATCGATCTCTGGGCAGGAAACGGCAAGCGTACACACGGCGACGGAAAGATGAAGGTCGGTCACCAGATGGCAAACATGGCCGGTGTAAGAAATATGCAGCCTAACTTAAGAGCCGTACCTTTTGTTATCGATCCTTTCGCAGTAAAGCACGTTGATGCTGTTCTTGCAACACATTATCATCAGGATCACATGAGCGCAGAGTTCGCAGCACATGTTCTTCAGACAGGTATGACAACAACTGACGAGAACGGTAAAGAGATCCCGGTTCCTTTCATCGGACCTAAGAAATCCGTTGAGACATGGGTTAACTGGGGTGTTCCGGAGGATCGCTGCATAACTGTTAAACCCGGCGATGTTATCAAGATCAAGGATCTCGAGATCGTAGCTCTTGATTCCTTCGACAGAACCTGCATCGTAACAACAGATTCAACCGGTCCCGACAGAGAAGATCTTGCAGGCAAGTGCCCTACAGACATGGATGACAAGGCTGTTAACTACCTTGTAAAGACTCCGGGTGGAAACATCTACCACAGCGGTGATTCACATTACTCAATCTACTTTGCTAAGCACGGCAAGGATTACGATATCGATGTAGCTTTAGGTTCATTCGGTGAAAACCCTGTAGGTATCCAGGATAAGATGACATCTGTTGACATCCTTCGTATGGCTGAAGCTTTACAGTGCAAGGTTGTTATCCCGGTACACTACGATGTATGGACAAACTTCATGGCAGACGTTAACGAGATAAAGGTTCTTTATGATATGAAGAAGGACCGTCTTGATTACAAGTTCCATCCTTTCTTCTGGGAAGTTGGCGGAAAATACGTTTATCCTACAGATAAAGATAAGAAGGCTTATCATCACGACAGAGGCTTCCATGATTGCTTCGAGTACGAGCCTAACGTTCCATACAGATCAGTTCTTTAA
- a CDS encoding PTS sugar transporter subunit IIA gives MAILQNFIDRKQYVFAEEAADWKTAIHMACEPIISDGTVSDAYPDEIVRCVEKYGPYIVLIPGVAMPHSQEGGDMVHKTTISFMKLQKPVVFDPDDEDSYADLFFTLASCNPEEHLKEMSELSEMLQDEELVEELHMIKNVDDLQKLADKYKA, from the coding sequence ATGGCTATTTTGCAGAATTTTATCGATAGAAAACAATATGTGTTCGCTGAAGAAGCAGCTGATTGGAAAACAGCCATCCACATGGCATGTGAGCCTATCATTTCCGACGGAACTGTATCCGATGCATATCCGGACGAGATCGTAAGATGCGTTGAAAAATACGGTCCTTACATCGTTCTCATTCCCGGCGTTGCAATGCCCCACTCGCAGGAGGGCGGAGACATGGTCCACAAGACCACGATCTCATTCATGAAACTTCAGAAACCTGTGGTATTTGATCCCGATGACGAAGACAGCTACGCTGACCTCTTCTTCACACTGGCTTCCTGCAATCCGGAGGAGCATTTAAAGGAAATGTCCGAGCTCTCGGAAATGCTCCAGGATGAAGAACTGGTTGAGGAGCTTCACATGATCAAGAATGTAGATGATCTTCAGAAACTCGCGGATAAATATAAAGCATAA
- a CDS encoding PTS sugar transporter subunit IIB, with translation MVSILACCANGSGTSLMMSMTLDKVIATQGYKVSKTHHCSLSEGKNTSVNYDIVLCPQNFTSMFADAEKKGVKVIGLKNVMSQKEMTEKLETCGADLK, from the coding sequence ATGGTTAGCATTTTAGCATGTTGCGCAAACGGATCAGGTACTTCACTTATGATGAGCATGACTCTCGATAAGGTCATCGCTACTCAGGGTTATAAGGTTTCAAAGACTCATCACTGCTCACTTTCAGAAGGAAAAAACACTTCTGTTAACTACGACATAGTACTTTGCCCTCAGAACTTTACAAGTATGTTCGCTGATGCCGAGAAAAAAGGCGTTAAGGTTATCGGCCTTAAGAACGTAATGTCACAGAAGGAAATGACTGAAAAGCTTGAAACCTGCGGCGCAGATTTGAAATAA